A section of the Pirellulales bacterium genome encodes:
- a CDS encoding oligopeptide transporter, OPT family, whose protein sequence is LVLKVGLTVSASIPVAVLSITLFRLFSRLTGFRRTTILENNIVQTTGSAGESIAFGVGVTIPALMLLGMDMELTRVMTVGVLGGLLGILMMIPLRRAFIVKQHGRLKYPEGTACADVLIVGEEGGATAATVFTGFGLAFIHKFVMTALHLWKDEVNIPLTNSAGKGLRGGMLGGELTPELLGVGYIIGPKIASIMLGGGVLAYLVLTPMVFLFGSRALLPDGATVHQIAESVSAVRTRYILYIGAGAVAAGGIISMLQALPMIFSSLKAGLRDMIPSGGKSAGGSTPRTEQDLPIAVVILGALVLVLAMAVIPNLGLGVSTRGLIGAGMIVVFGFLFVTVSSRLTGEIGSSSNPISGMTVATLLLTCLIFLAMGQTGAAATLTAMTVAAIVCVASSNGGTTSQDLKTGYLIGATPRLQQIAILIGALTSALVIGVILIMLNNAGTVWSKNNVPRYIVPDVTKITHKEKAGGQYSQDPTEYYVWHATEGQVPNVPQGKYLANDRGQLVYLVDPGINGRLKARDDGVAVPNKFSAPKTRLMALIIDGILQQKLPWELVFIGVLIAVTLELAGVPSLPFAVGVYLPIQSSVPIFIGGAVRWIVDRIKGSSEAEADMSPGVLLSSGYIAGGAIGGVLVAFFGFAPTILDKMNLAPKLPAGWVASNWPSLTAFGVLILLLALTGFGLLFRGGRPQSPTAKKSR, encoded by the coding sequence TCTGGTGCTGAAGGTGGGGTTGACCGTCTCGGCGTCGATTCCCGTGGCCGTCCTGTCGATCACGCTGTTCCGGCTTTTCTCGCGCCTGACAGGCTTTCGCCGCACGACGATCCTGGAAAACAACATCGTGCAGACGACCGGTTCGGCCGGCGAATCGATCGCCTTCGGCGTCGGCGTCACCATTCCCGCCCTGATGCTCCTGGGCATGGACATGGAACTGACGCGCGTGATGACCGTGGGCGTCCTGGGCGGGCTGCTCGGCATCTTGATGATGATCCCGCTGCGGCGGGCCTTCATCGTCAAGCAGCATGGTCGGCTGAAATACCCGGAAGGGACCGCTTGCGCCGACGTGCTCATTGTCGGCGAGGAAGGCGGGGCCACGGCCGCGACGGTGTTCACGGGCTTTGGCCTGGCGTTTATCCACAAGTTTGTAATGACGGCGCTGCACCTGTGGAAGGACGAGGTGAACATTCCGTTGACCAATTCCGCCGGCAAAGGGCTGCGCGGCGGCATGCTCGGCGGCGAACTGACGCCCGAGCTGTTGGGCGTGGGCTACATCATTGGACCGAAGATTGCGTCGATCATGCTCGGGGGTGGCGTCCTGGCATACCTGGTATTGACGCCGATGGTGTTTTTGTTCGGCAGCCGCGCTCTGCTTCCCGACGGCGCCACGGTTCATCAGATTGCAGAATCGGTGTCGGCCGTCCGCACGCGATACATCCTGTACATCGGCGCCGGAGCGGTGGCGGCCGGAGGCATCATCAGCATGCTTCAGGCGTTGCCGATGATTTTCAGCTCGCTGAAAGCCGGCTTGCGCGACATGATTCCCAGCGGTGGCAAATCTGCGGGCGGGTCGACGCCGCGCACCGAGCAGGACCTGCCGATCGCCGTCGTAATCCTGGGCGCCCTGGTACTGGTTCTGGCGATGGCCGTGATTCCGAATCTTGGGCTAGGCGTCAGCACGCGCGGGCTGATCGGCGCGGGCATGATCGTCGTGTTTGGCTTCTTATTCGTGACGGTTTCGTCCCGTTTAACGGGCGAGATCGGTTCGTCGTCGAATCCTATCTCGGGCATGACCGTGGCCACGCTTTTGCTCACGTGCCTCATTTTCTTGGCCATGGGTCAGACCGGCGCCGCGGCCACGCTGACGGCCATGACCGTGGCCGCGATCGTGTGCGTCGCCTCGAGCAACGGTGGAACAACGTCGCAAGATTTGAAAACCGGCTACTTAATCGGCGCCACGCCGCGTTTGCAGCAGATTGCGATCTTGATCGGTGCCCTGACCAGCGCGCTGGTGATCGGGGTCATCCTGATCATGCTTAACAATGCCGGCACGGTGTGGAGCAAAAACAATGTACCCCGCTACATCGTGCCGGACGTCACCAAGATCACTCACAAGGAGAAGGCCGGGGGCCAATACAGCCAGGATCCGACCGAGTACTACGTGTGGCATGCCACCGAAGGGCAGGTTCCGAACGTGCCGCAGGGAAAATACCTGGCCAACGATCGCGGGCAACTGGTCTACCTGGTCGATCCGGGGATCAACGGCCGACTGAAAGCGCGCGACGATGGCGTTGCCGTACCCAACAAGTTCAGCGCGCCGAAGACGCGCCTGATGGCCTTGATCATCGACGGAATCTTGCAGCAAAAGCTTCCCTGGGAGCTGGTCTTCATTGGCGTGTTGATCGCCGTCACGCTGGAATTGGCCGGCGTGCCCTCGCTGCCGTTTGCGGTGGGCGTCTATCTGCCGATTCAATCGTCGGTGCCGATTTTCATTGGCGGCGCCGTCCGCTGGATCGTCGACCGCATCAAGGGTTCGTCCGAAGCCGAGGCCGACATGAGCCCCGGCGTACTGTTGAGTTCGGGCTACATCGCCGGCGGCGCGATCGGCGGCGTGCTGGTTGCGTTCTTTGGCTTTGCGCCGACGATTCTCGACAAGATGAATCTCGCCCCGAAGCTGCCGGCCGGCTGGGTGGCGAGCAACTGGCCGTCGCTGACCGCCTTCGGGGTTTTGATCTTGTTGTTGGCGCTCACCGGTTTTGGTCTGCTGTTCCGCGGCGGCCGTCCGCAATCGCCGACGGCAAAAAAATCGCGGTAA